From one Candidatus Nitrospira nitrosa genomic stretch:
- a CDS encoding polysaccharide biosynthesis/export family protein, which produces MVRSVRPMLSTGLMMGIMLAAMPVYAEDPMPAALVSQLEPGYRLGAEDVLLVSVWKDEQLTREVVVRPDGMFSFPLVGDIPAENQTVDDIRGELVKRLTKFIPNPNVSVAVTKVASYKVYVVGRVNKPGEYVMGHYADVLQALSLAGGLTPFAGENDIKVMRRVRGEQQAIPFRYGDIRKGRDLEQNILLQRGDVVMVP; this is translated from the coding sequence ATGGTTCGTTCGGTGCGACCAATGCTGAGTACGGGACTGATGATGGGTATCATGCTCGCGGCGATGCCTGTTTATGCTGAGGATCCGATGCCTGCCGCTCTGGTGTCGCAGCTTGAGCCAGGATATCGACTGGGTGCAGAGGATGTCTTACTGGTATCAGTATGGAAAGATGAGCAGCTAACACGTGAGGTTGTAGTTCGTCCGGACGGCATGTTCTCGTTTCCCCTCGTCGGAGACATTCCGGCGGAAAATCAGACAGTCGACGATATTCGTGGAGAGCTGGTCAAACGCCTCACAAAGTTTATCCCGAATCCCAATGTCTCTGTGGCCGTGACGAAAGTTGCGAGCTACAAGGTCTATGTCGTTGGTCGAGTCAACAAGCCCGGTGAATATGTGATGGGCCATTATGCCGATGTACTCCAGGCGCTCAGTCTTGCCGGAGGGCTGACCCCGTTTGCCGGAGAAAACGATATTAAGGTGATGCGCCGAGTAAGAGGAGAGCAGCAGGCCATTCCCTTCCGCTATGGAGATATTCGAAAAGGGAGAGACTTGGAGCAGAATATTCTTCTCCAGCGCGGTGACGTCGTCATGGTGCCGTAA
- a CDS encoding glycosyltransferase family 4 protein translates to MRILFLSHYFPPEVNAPATRTFEHCRQWVKDGHRVTVVTCAPNHPQGRVYEGYRNRIYQREIKDGITVIRVWTFVTANEGFLKRTLNYISYMCSAVVVSLFLPKADVVLSTSPQFFNGLAGYFVGKMRRIPWVLEIRDLWPESIVAVGAIKSQAIIKTLEWVERFAYHNADLIVPVTDSFKAYMIGKGIEANKIAVVKNGVDLAHYTPVDGAPALAEELGLTGKFVVSYFGTHGMAHHLETILEAARRLSHIPNIVFLMVGDGAERQVLVQMRNAMGLQNVMMLDQQPKSRMPDFWALSAVSLVLLKKSDLFKTVIPSKIFESLAMAKPIVLGVEGESAELLQVAQAGLWIEPEDADQLVARVLALSNDKELCQRLGRNGRRFVMEHFDRIVLARKLVSAIEIVCGRSPVQAPELSIPAR, encoded by the coding sequence ATGCGAATCCTCTTCCTATCACACTACTTTCCTCCAGAGGTAAACGCCCCGGCAACTAGGACCTTTGAACATTGTCGGCAATGGGTCAAAGACGGACATCGCGTAACCGTCGTCACCTGTGCACCAAATCATCCTCAGGGACGGGTCTACGAGGGTTATCGTAATCGGATTTATCAACGGGAAATAAAGGACGGGATCACTGTAATCAGGGTTTGGACCTTTGTAACGGCAAACGAAGGCTTCTTAAAACGAACGCTGAACTATATCTCATACATGTGCTCTGCGGTCGTTGTCTCTCTTTTCCTGCCAAAGGCAGACGTCGTTCTCTCTACCTCACCACAATTCTTTAATGGTCTCGCCGGATACTTTGTCGGCAAGATGAGAAGGATTCCTTGGGTGCTGGAGATCCGTGATCTCTGGCCAGAATCAATCGTTGCCGTGGGGGCCATCAAGAGTCAGGCTATCATCAAGACGCTGGAATGGGTCGAACGATTCGCCTATCACAACGCAGACCTCATTGTTCCTGTGACCGATTCGTTCAAAGCGTACATGATCGGCAAGGGTATTGAGGCGAACAAGATTGCCGTCGTGAAGAATGGTGTGGATCTTGCTCACTATACCCCAGTTGATGGCGCACCCGCGCTTGCCGAAGAACTTGGGCTCACGGGAAAGTTTGTTGTGTCCTACTTTGGGACCCACGGCATGGCTCACCACTTAGAGACGATCTTGGAGGCAGCCCGTCGATTGAGTCACATCCCAAACATCGTCTTTCTAATGGTAGGTGATGGAGCCGAACGGCAGGTGCTCGTTCAAATGCGAAACGCAATGGGGCTTCAGAACGTGATGATGCTTGATCAGCAACCGAAAAGCCGTATGCCGGACTTCTGGGCCCTTTCAGCTGTCAGTCTTGTCCTCCTCAAAAAGTCTGATTTGTTCAAAACGGTCATACCCTCGAAGATATTTGAAAGCCTGGCTATGGCGAAACCGATTGTTCTAGGCGTAGAGGGGGAGAGTGCGGAGTTGCTTCAGGTTGCTCAGGCGGGGCTCTGGATTGAACCTGAGGATGCTGATCAGTTGGTTGCTCGTGTATTGGCGCTTTCAAACGACAAGGAGCTGTGTCAACGATTGGGCAGGAACGGAAGAAGGTTTGTGATGGAACATTTTGATCGCATCGTCCTGGCCAGAAAGCTTGTTTCTGCGATTGAGATAGTTTGCGGAAGGTCCCCTGTTCAAGCTCCAGAATTGTCGATTCCTGCTCGATGA
- a CDS encoding porin family protein, giving the protein MAYQSEAAEWSLSPSIGLKGVYNSNLLLTPLPHHDTYGYWVTPSAEFVGKTERLDVSSKLAADVVGYFGEENRQFTNIVAPLSMHYRMEQDLFGFNGGFTRDNTLLGELQATGVVLQFAQRNQWTFNPTWTRTVTEKLSIQSSVQLSDTAYETARLADHRVVGGSSGLQYQLTERDQIQLSGSYTDFRTTDALFPFRANFPGINMSLTHAFDESLTGTVHGGPRFLSSDTETPVGSIGAKETVWLAGASMTKKFERALVQVMFARDLSPSGLGLLIQTNRGEVSGIYAVSETLTVGLNVVGMLTTAKAGTTIGGTFPESRYVSVAPKLTWQFLEWWRAEVSYMYRWRDTDSAISSAESHATTFMVTYSPPHFSFSH; this is encoded by the coding sequence ATGGCATACCAAAGCGAGGCAGCAGAATGGTCTCTGTCTCCATCCATTGGGTTGAAGGGAGTGTATAACAGTAACCTTTTGTTGACGCCGCTTCCGCATCACGACACCTACGGGTATTGGGTGACGCCATCGGCGGAGTTTGTGGGAAAGACCGAGCGGCTCGACGTAAGTAGCAAGCTCGCAGCGGATGTTGTCGGATATTTCGGGGAAGAAAACAGGCAATTTACGAACATCGTTGCTCCCTTGTCGATGCACTATCGAATGGAACAGGATCTCTTTGGATTCAATGGAGGATTTACCAGAGACAATACGTTGCTCGGTGAATTGCAGGCAACAGGGGTTGTTCTGCAGTTCGCCCAGCGTAATCAGTGGACCTTTAATCCAACGTGGACCAGGACGGTGACGGAAAAGTTATCAATTCAATCAAGTGTACAGTTGTCCGACACGGCGTATGAAACGGCCAGGTTGGCTGACCATCGGGTGGTGGGTGGATCCAGTGGATTGCAGTATCAGTTGACAGAGCGTGACCAGATTCAACTATCAGGCTCCTATACGGATTTCCGCACAACGGATGCACTCTTCCCATTTCGAGCGAACTTTCCAGGAATTAATATGAGCCTCACGCATGCGTTTGATGAATCGTTGACGGGAACGGTCCATGGCGGTCCCAGGTTTCTGTCCTCCGATACAGAGACACCGGTCGGCTCTATCGGTGCCAAGGAGACCGTGTGGTTGGCCGGGGCGAGTATGACAAAAAAGTTTGAACGGGCTTTGGTTCAGGTTATGTTTGCACGAGATCTGAGCCCCAGCGGATTGGGACTTTTAATTCAGACCAATCGAGGCGAGGTCTCCGGTATCTATGCGGTTTCGGAAACCTTGACCGTCGGGCTGAATGTGGTTGGAATGCTCACGACCGCAAAGGCGGGCACGACTATCGGTGGAACCTTTCCAGAAAGCCGCTATGTCAGTGTAGCCCCGAAGTTGACGTGGCAGTTTCTCGAATGGTGGCGTGCAGAGGTATCGTACATGTACCGATGGCGCGATACCGACAGCGCAATCAGCTCGGCCGAATCTCATGCGACAACATTTATGGTGACGTATTCCCCTCCTCACTTCTCGTTCTCTCACTAA
- a CDS encoding heparinase II/III family protein, with protein MPKLWRYNLHYFDYLHDPQRSYENKCFLMSDWIQHNPPGTEDAWEPYTVSLRSVNWIKWFLLPERGSLEEPRERHPQQAWVESLYQQVQWLEHNIEYHLLANHYLKNGVALLFAGLYFQGTDAERWLQKGLRILRDELTEQFLADGGHFERSPMYHSISVVDYLDVLNLTQNSSTAITREITREFACKVTTALDFLSGICLPDGEIPLFNDSAFGIAPAPSHIFGYAERVIGYKQPQRSTNLTIEAFAPSGYYVCRKASDMIIIDCGPIGPDYNPAHAHCDTLSYELALEGRRVVVDCGVFDYEPSHERAYARSTKAHNTVILDGVEQSEIWDVFRVGQRARPIQSHIKRTENESVVFEGAHDGYRRLKGKPIHKRRICYDGDGSWVVTDELGGMGMHHMESVVHLHPDLTIVASGDRIFRVERGREVIATIELLGVGRATSESGCYFPEFGLSYKNPVIAFSCSGEVPLQLSYRIQKARDLSTEAHRHANPLPITLLSSRGKRPGN; from the coding sequence ATGCCTAAGCTCTGGCGCTATAACCTGCACTATTTTGATTATCTCCATGATCCCCAGCGCTCTTATGAAAATAAGTGTTTCCTCATGAGTGATTGGATTCAGCACAATCCGCCAGGGACGGAGGACGCGTGGGAACCCTATACGGTTTCGCTCCGGAGCGTGAACTGGATCAAGTGGTTTCTGTTGCCGGAGAGAGGTAGTCTTGAAGAACCGCGTGAACGGCATCCGCAGCAGGCGTGGGTGGAAAGTCTCTATCAACAGGTACAATGGCTGGAGCACAACATAGAATATCATCTCTTGGCAAATCACTATCTGAAGAATGGTGTCGCGCTATTGTTCGCCGGACTGTATTTCCAAGGAACTGATGCTGAAAGGTGGCTTCAAAAAGGCCTAAGGATTCTGCGGGATGAACTCACGGAACAGTTTCTTGCCGATGGCGGACACTTTGAAAGAAGCCCGATGTATCACTCAATCAGTGTCGTTGACTATCTTGATGTCTTGAACCTCACGCAAAATTCATCCACAGCGATCACACGTGAGATCACACGCGAATTTGCCTGTAAGGTGACGACAGCGTTGGACTTCCTGAGTGGCATCTGCTTGCCCGATGGAGAGATTCCTCTGTTCAATGATTCTGCATTCGGTATCGCTCCAGCTCCGTCTCACATCTTCGGCTACGCCGAACGGGTGATCGGATACAAGCAGCCACAGCGATCAACGAACCTGACGATCGAGGCGTTTGCGCCGAGCGGGTATTATGTTTGTCGTAAAGCGAGCGATATGATCATCATTGACTGTGGGCCGATTGGCCCTGACTACAACCCGGCTCATGCCCATTGCGACACCCTCAGTTATGAGCTTGCACTCGAGGGGCGACGAGTTGTTGTAGATTGCGGAGTATTTGACTATGAGCCAAGTCATGAACGGGCTTATGCACGAAGTACGAAGGCTCATAATACTGTCATCCTTGATGGGGTGGAGCAATCGGAGATATGGGACGTGTTTCGGGTGGGGCAACGGGCGAGACCGATTCAATCACATATCAAAAGGACAGAGAATGAATCAGTTGTGTTTGAAGGCGCACATGATGGATATAGGAGATTGAAAGGGAAGCCGATTCACAAGAGACGGATTTGTTACGATGGGGATGGAAGTTGGGTCGTGACGGATGAATTGGGAGGAATGGGAATGCATCACATGGAGAGTGTCGTCCACCTTCATCCAGATCTCACGATCGTAGCGTCGGGAGATCGGATCTTTCGCGTCGAGCGAGGTAGGGAGGTGATCGCAACAATCGAACTGTTGGGTGTTGGCCGGGCCACAAGTGAGTCGGGGTGCTATTTTCCAGAGTTTGGTTTGAGCTACAAAAATCCCGTGATAGCCTTTTCTTGTTCTGGAGAGGTTCCTCTCCAGCTGAGTTATCGAATCCAGAAAGCGAGAGACCTGTCCACTGAGGCTCACCGGCATGCGAATCCTCTTCCTATCACACTACTTTCCTCCAGAGGTAAACGCCCCGGCAACTAG
- the xrtD gene encoding VPLPA-CTERM-specific exosortase XrtD, with translation MASTRALFVSSVLIVSFLLYLYADSLLFLISRWLESEDYSHGLFVPLISGVLIWQSRHQLSNMPTKQSWWGLAVIGCGLLLYVVGELSTLFLVLHLSLWIVLVGLAMTLIGIHGTKVIAFPLGYLLTAIPLPTFVYANLSSQLQLWSSSLGVGCLQLVGVMAFREGNVIDLGPVQLQVVEACSGIRYLLPLLSLALLCAYLFKDKIWKRVILVLSAIPISILINGFRIGMIGVLVELHGKGAAEGFYHLFEGWVIFMVSFGLLILEMAWLGRLGTEAPRRSLREHLKWRNPEVGAVAKREVSVLPNRIFSPGPAYLCSVALFAPCALLGTLLMDREESPPQRTAFVDFPMQINGWRGQPFPLEQQYIDVLRFDDYVLADYRLNPQQQINFYAAYYRSQRKGQSAHSPQSCLPGGGWEIESLTQVELPISDMSMQPLRANRVVIQKGGQKQIVLYWFKQRERNLTSEYLVKMYLLWDAFSRQRTDGALVRLAALVGPGESEFMVDQRLQDFAVAIGGELARFIPD, from the coding sequence ATGGCGAGTACACGCGCTCTATTCGTTTCATCGGTCTTGATCGTCTCATTCTTGCTTTATCTATATGCCGATAGTCTTCTGTTTCTGATCAGCCGATGGCTGGAGAGCGAGGACTACAGTCACGGATTGTTCGTTCCTCTCATCTCAGGGGTTCTTATATGGCAATCCCGACACCAGTTGTCCAACATGCCAACGAAGCAATCATGGTGGGGCTTGGCCGTTATCGGTTGTGGCCTCCTTCTTTATGTGGTGGGGGAACTCTCGACCCTCTTTCTTGTCCTACATCTTTCTTTATGGATTGTACTGGTCGGACTGGCTATGACGCTCATTGGGATTCACGGAACAAAGGTGATTGCGTTTCCCCTTGGCTATCTCCTGACAGCGATACCGCTTCCCACCTTTGTTTATGCGAATCTCTCAAGCCAACTTCAATTGTGGTCCTCATCGCTCGGCGTCGGCTGCCTCCAGCTTGTTGGGGTAATGGCATTTCGTGAAGGCAATGTCATCGATCTAGGGCCTGTTCAGCTGCAGGTCGTGGAAGCCTGCAGTGGGATTCGGTATCTGCTGCCCCTGCTCTCGCTTGCGTTACTCTGCGCCTATCTCTTTAAGGACAAGATATGGAAGAGAGTCATCTTAGTCCTCTCAGCCATTCCCATCTCTATACTGATTAATGGTTTTCGGATTGGCATGATCGGCGTGTTGGTAGAGCTGCATGGGAAAGGTGCTGCAGAAGGCTTCTACCATCTCTTTGAAGGCTGGGTCATTTTCATGGTGAGTTTTGGGTTACTGATTCTCGAGATGGCGTGGTTAGGAAGACTCGGCACGGAAGCACCTCGAAGATCGTTGCGGGAGCATTTGAAATGGCGAAATCCGGAAGTAGGGGCCGTCGCGAAACGTGAGGTGAGCGTTCTCCCTAACCGGATCTTCTCACCCGGCCCCGCCTACTTATGCAGTGTGGCGTTGTTTGCGCCATGTGCGTTGCTTGGCACTCTGCTTATGGATCGTGAAGAAAGTCCTCCTCAACGAACCGCCTTTGTCGATTTTCCGATGCAGATCAACGGATGGCGCGGTCAGCCATTTCCTCTCGAACAGCAGTATATCGATGTCCTTCGGTTTGATGATTATGTTCTGGCGGATTATAGATTGAATCCCCAGCAGCAGATAAATTTCTATGCCGCCTACTATCGGTCACAGCGGAAAGGGCAGTCGGCTCATTCACCTCAAAGCTGTCTGCCTGGCGGCGGGTGGGAAATTGAGTCATTAACGCAAGTGGAATTACCAATCTCAGATATGAGCATGCAGCCGCTGAGGGCCAATCGTGTTGTCATTCAGAAAGGCGGTCAAAAGCAAATCGTCTTGTATTGGTTTAAACAACGCGAGCGTAATCTCACAAGCGAATACTTGGTCAAGATGTACTTATTGTGGGACGCATTTTCTCGACAGCGGACCGACGGAGCGCTGGTCAGGTTGGCTGCGCTCGTCGGCCCCGGTGAATCAGAATTCATGGTCGACCAACGTCTCCAGGATTTCGCCGTAGCCATTGGGGGAGAGTTGGCGAGATTTATACCGGACTGA
- a CDS encoding glycosyltransferase family 4 protein: protein MLNELFFSSMTALLVCMALIPLLRIVAERFQIMDQPGGRKVHEHAVPRIGGIAFAVGACASIAWWGPKDTTTFSVLLGCGIIVSFGVWDDRVDLGYRTKVVGQLFAALVVVICGDIWFTTLPFLPDVEVPAWIGMFVTVAFLIGVSNAVNLTDGLDGLAGGLSFLTLSGIAYLAYLSSDLTVLVLTVPFLGAILGFLRYNTYPARIFMGDGGSQLLGFMMGVLAVLLTDSSRGPFTPSLALFLLGLPFLDTLGVTGQRLAEGRSPFVGDRAHIHHKLLTVGLTHYEAVTVIYLIQASMLGVAYLLRWQSDRLIVPLYLVLALSVLMLFIAVGRGLLHTPASRAGSVLSNASISKFVNGPWLTDVPIQFLAVTVPLFLIALVFLPSTVPSDVGYVSIALFAVVLIGLSCSSRVAPYFVRGGLYVGTTFLLYVCEGSRVGTVSAVVMADNVFFIVAAIMVLLSLRFNQESRFQTTPLDYLMVFLAVTFPLLPEVSANVSHLGIFAAKLVVLFFSFELLLHAFSTRVRQLGLVSLWILFGLGIRILL from the coding sequence ATGCTGAATGAACTCTTTTTCAGTTCCATGACCGCTTTGCTGGTCTGCATGGCTCTGATTCCGCTCTTACGGATTGTGGCAGAGCGCTTCCAGATCATGGATCAGCCGGGAGGGCGGAAGGTTCATGAGCATGCGGTGCCACGGATCGGTGGGATTGCGTTTGCTGTCGGCGCCTGCGCCTCGATTGCCTGGTGGGGCCCTAAAGATACCACGACATTCTCAGTGTTATTAGGCTGCGGGATTATCGTAAGTTTCGGTGTGTGGGACGACCGAGTTGATCTTGGCTACAGAACCAAAGTTGTCGGCCAACTGTTCGCTGCGCTTGTTGTGGTGATCTGCGGAGATATCTGGTTTACCACGCTTCCCTTTCTCCCTGATGTGGAAGTGCCTGCCTGGATTGGGATGTTCGTGACGGTCGCATTTCTGATCGGCGTCTCAAACGCGGTGAATCTGACAGATGGCTTAGACGGCCTGGCCGGTGGGTTGTCGTTCTTAACGCTCAGTGGGATTGCCTATCTGGCGTATCTCTCTAGTGACTTGACGGTTCTCGTGCTCACGGTTCCATTTCTTGGCGCGATTTTGGGGTTCTTGCGGTACAACACGTATCCTGCCCGCATTTTCATGGGGGACGGAGGCAGCCAACTCCTGGGATTCATGATGGGGGTACTGGCCGTCTTGCTGACGGATTCATCGCGTGGGCCATTCACGCCGAGTCTTGCCCTATTTCTCCTGGGCCTTCCGTTTTTGGATACGCTCGGAGTCACGGGGCAACGATTAGCCGAGGGGCGGTCGCCATTCGTTGGAGATCGAGCTCATATCCATCATAAGTTGCTCACAGTTGGACTGACTCACTACGAAGCTGTGACTGTGATCTATCTCATACAGGCTAGTATGTTGGGTGTGGCCTATCTGTTACGGTGGCAGTCAGACAGACTCATCGTGCCGCTCTACCTTGTGTTGGCGCTCTCGGTTCTCATGTTATTTATTGCCGTGGGACGAGGACTTCTTCACACCCCAGCGTCACGAGCAGGCTCTGTTCTCTCAAATGCCAGCATCAGCAAATTTGTCAACGGGCCTTGGCTGACGGATGTCCCAATCCAGTTTTTGGCCGTGACCGTTCCATTGTTCTTGATTGCCTTGGTATTTCTTCCATCGACGGTTCCTAGTGACGTGGGATATGTCTCGATTGCCCTATTCGCAGTCGTATTGATCGGACTCTCATGCTCTTCGAGGGTTGCTCCATACTTCGTGCGCGGGGGGCTCTATGTCGGAACCACGTTTTTGCTCTATGTCTGTGAAGGATCTCGAGTTGGTACTGTTTCTGCCGTCGTGATGGCGGACAACGTGTTTTTTATCGTCGCCGCGATCATGGTGCTGTTAAGTCTTCGATTCAATCAAGAGAGCCGTTTTCAGACGACACCGCTCGACTATTTGATGGTGTTCTTGGCCGTGACATTTCCACTTCTCCCAGAGGTCAGTGCCAATGTCTCGCATTTGGGTATCTTCGCTGCCAAACTGGTGGTGCTCTTCTTCTCCTTCGAGTTGCTCCTCCATGCATTTTCCACTCGTGTCAGACAATTAGGACTGGTGTCGCTCTGGATCCTCTTCGGGTTGGGAATTCGGATTTTGTTGTAG
- a CDS encoding tetratricopeptide repeat protein, with the protein MNCGYVHKRCAQSVNRSRCVGIILLAGIIVTACGGPEERKAKYFARATEYMDAANYPKARVALRNVLKIDPKDADAYVLFARVEEKEKNWRNAVQLYQEAIRLNPDHAAALITLGKYYLEARLPDHVTEVAEAVLKRNPGHAQAQALMIASQVVSGEAVLSAIPKAEALIKKFPTEPDVAILLATLYGQRQRYRDAEGTLQGALEAHPKDLDLLNNLNAVLTRANDLAGAERVIRRMIDVEPESLDHRMRLAQFYVKQTAYGQAETVLRDAVARDPHSEQRRLVLAEFFVNRNDLASAERVLLEATVQLPYASQLQFGVAALYRKMGQDDKARDRYIALTHEYNEKPIGLEAKVKLAEMDFLTGKQVDAERQVRDVLQQNPRSTEGLILTGRMALTRRNGKDAVQAFRTVLHDQPELATVHYLLGQAYQLAGDITLAKDSLERAVALYPDQVDAKRSLALLDSRSGRHQQARARLEDLLRQRPNDITALDMLMTLDVVTKNWHEAERTLSRLRQVSGGNQSVALLAEGRFYEAQHRLREASLAYERATAVAPNEAEPLLLLVKVEVGLGQVARSRARLESILASNKDHPFAHGLLGEVLSRSQFHEEAASHYREAVRVNPKWMTPWLNWATASLSQGKPEVALHIVQEALAASPDSEELYMLLASVQSERGQFDLAMGAYEATLRINPDNVLAANNLAVLLVDHKGDPASLQKAFGLSKEFEKDAPHPLFIDTLGWVRLKMGQSEEAIRLMKHAVAKSPDMSVLNYHLGIALFQSGQRSEARTHLSRALKSQDPFEGRREAEQVLAQLRG; encoded by the coding sequence ATGAATTGTGGATACGTACATAAGCGCTGTGCGCAGAGTGTCAACAGGAGTCGATGTGTCGGCATTATTCTCCTGGCGGGTATCATCGTGACCGCTTGTGGCGGTCCTGAGGAGCGAAAGGCAAAGTACTTTGCGCGAGCGACTGAGTATATGGATGCCGCGAATTATCCCAAGGCGAGAGTGGCCCTGAGAAATGTGTTGAAAATTGATCCAAAGGATGCGGATGCCTATGTCCTCTTTGCTCGGGTTGAGGAAAAGGAAAAGAATTGGCGTAATGCGGTGCAGCTGTATCAGGAGGCCATACGGCTGAACCCTGATCATGCCGCGGCATTGATTACGTTGGGCAAATACTACCTGGAGGCTCGATTGCCCGACCATGTGACGGAAGTGGCAGAGGCGGTACTCAAGAGAAATCCCGGCCACGCTCAGGCGCAGGCGCTAATGATTGCCTCACAGGTCGTTTCTGGCGAGGCGGTTCTTTCTGCCATTCCTAAGGCGGAGGCACTCATCAAGAAGTTCCCGACGGAGCCAGATGTCGCGATTCTTCTTGCGACGTTGTATGGCCAACGTCAGCGATATCGTGACGCCGAGGGCACGTTGCAAGGCGCCTTGGAGGCGCATCCTAAAGATCTGGATCTGCTGAATAATTTGAATGCGGTATTGACCAGAGCCAATGATTTAGCCGGTGCGGAGAGAGTGATCCGTCGGATGATCGACGTCGAACCGGAATCGCTTGATCATCGGATGAGATTGGCGCAGTTCTATGTCAAGCAGACCGCCTATGGTCAGGCGGAAACCGTGCTTCGTGACGCCGTGGCGCGTGATCCTCACAGTGAGCAACGCAGGCTTGTATTAGCGGAGTTCTTTGTGAATAGAAATGATCTCGCGTCTGCCGAACGCGTGCTATTGGAGGCTACAGTCCAGTTACCATATGCCAGCCAACTTCAATTTGGAGTTGCCGCACTCTACAGAAAGATGGGGCAAGACGACAAAGCCCGCGATCGGTATATCGCGTTGACTCATGAATACAACGAGAAGCCGATTGGCCTGGAAGCCAAGGTGAAACTGGCGGAGATGGATTTTCTGACCGGTAAGCAGGTCGACGCGGAACGTCAAGTGCGCGATGTTTTGCAACAGAATCCTCGATCAACTGAAGGATTGATTCTTACTGGGCGGATGGCCTTAACCAGAAGAAACGGGAAGGATGCCGTGCAGGCGTTTCGCACTGTCTTGCATGACCAACCAGAGTTAGCCACTGTGCATTATTTGCTTGGTCAGGCCTATCAGCTTGCCGGCGATATTACTCTCGCTAAGGATAGTTTGGAGAGAGCCGTGGCGCTGTACCCAGATCAGGTGGATGCTAAGCGATCCTTGGCGTTACTAGACAGCAGAAGTGGACGGCACCAGCAGGCCCGTGCGCGCCTTGAGGATCTCTTGAGGCAGCGGCCCAATGATATCACCGCGCTCGACATGCTGATGACGTTGGATGTGGTGACGAAGAATTGGCACGAGGCAGAGCGAACGTTGTCGCGACTTCGCCAGGTGTCAGGTGGCAATCAGTCCGTGGCCCTGTTGGCTGAGGGGCGGTTTTACGAGGCGCAGCACCGCCTGAGGGAAGCGAGTCTGGCCTACGAACGAGCAACTGCGGTCGCTCCAAATGAAGCGGAGCCGTTACTGTTGCTTGTGAAGGTGGAGGTGGGGTTAGGGCAGGTTGCCCGTTCCAGAGCCAGGCTGGAGTCTATCTTGGCTTCCAATAAGGATCATCCCTTCGCGCACGGGCTCCTGGGCGAGGTCTTATCACGTTCACAGTTTCACGAGGAGGCTGCATCACACTATCGGGAAGCCGTCCGAGTCAATCCGAAGTGGATGACCCCATGGCTCAACTGGGCCACGGCGTCCTTGTCGCAGGGTAAGCCTGAAGTGGCGTTACACATTGTGCAGGAGGCGCTTGCAGCCAGCCCTGACAGCGAGGAGTTGTACATGCTGTTAGCGTCGGTGCAGTCCGAGCGGGGACAGTTCGATCTGGCCATGGGAGCGTATGAAGCGACCTTGAGGATCAATCCGGACAACGTATTGGCGGCAAATAACCTGGCTGTCTTACTCGTTGATCACAAAGGGGATCCAGCAAGCCTGCAGAAAGCCTTTGGTCTTAGCAAAGAGTTTGAGAAGGATGCTCCACACCCTTTGTTCATCGATACACTCGGATGGGTTCGATTGAAGATGGGACAATCAGAAGAAGCGATCCGTTTAATGAAGCACGCAGTCGCTAAATCTCCCGACATGTCTGTCCTAAATTATCATCTAGGGATCGCCTTGTTTCAGTCCGGTCAACGATCTGAGGCTCGCACTCACCTATCTAGAGCACTCAAGAGTCAGGATCCGTTTGAAGGGCGACGAGAGGCCGAGCAGGTCCTCGCACAGCTAAGGGGGTAA